The sequence AGGACGCCGAATCCGTCCTCATCGAGCACCGGAACCTTCAATTGCATGGCCTTGTCGTATTTCGATCCCGGATTGTCACCAACGACCACGAAAGAGGTCTTCTTCGAAACCGAGCCGGTCACTTTGGCGCCCCGGCTCTGGAGTGCCTCCTTGGCGCCGTCCCGGGTGAACCTCTCCAGCGTGCCGGTGACCACCACGGTGAGCCCCTCCAGCGGACGCGGACCCTCCGCCTCCCCGCTGACCTGGTCCTCCAACGGGACGCCCGCGGCCTTCCACTTGCGGACGATCTCGCGGTGCCACTCCTCGGTGAACCACTCCTTGACCGCGGCCGCGATGATGGGGCCGACGCCGTCGGTGGCCGCCAGCTCCTCCTCCGTGGCCTGTTCGATGCGGTCGACGGAGCGGAACTCGCGGGCGAGGGCCTGGGCGGCGACCGGGCCGACGTGCCGGATGGACAGTCCGTTCAGAAAACGGGCCAGCGGACGGGACTTGGCCGCCTCGATGTTCTCCAGCAGCGCGAGGGTGTTCTTCTTCGGCTCGCCCTTCTGGTTGGCGAAGACCGTGACGACCTTCTCCGCACCGGTCTTGGGGTCGCGCTTGGGCAGCCCGCTGTCCGGGTCCAGGACGTACGCCTTGATGGGCAGCAGCTTCTCCACCGTCAGGTCGAACAGGTCGCCCTCGTCCACCAGCGGCGGGTCGGCCGGCTCCAGCGGGCGGGTGAGGGCCGCCGCGGCCACCCCGCCGAAGTGCTCGATGTCCAGGCACTCGCGGCCCGCGAGATAGGAGACGCGCTCGCGCAACTGGGCCGGGCAGGTACGCCCGTTGGGGCAGCGGAGGTCGATGTCGCCCTCCTTCATGGGCCGCAGCGGGGTGCCGCACTCGGGGCACTCGCCGGGCATCACGAACTCCCGCTCGCCGCCGTCGCGCAGGTCGACCACCGGGCCGAGGATCTCCGGGATGACATCGCCGGCCTTGCGGATCACGACGGTGTCGCCGATCAGCACGCCCTTGGCCTTGACGACCTCCTGGTTGTGCAGGGTGGCGAACTCCACCTCGCTGCCCGCGACGGTGACCGGCTCGACCTGCGCGTACGGCGTGACACGGCCGGTGCGCCCGACGCCCACCTTGATGTCGATGAGCTTGGTGTTGACCTCCTCCGGCGCGTACTTGTAGGCGATGGCCCAGCGGGGGGCGCGCGCGGTGGAGCCGAGGCGGCCCTGGAGACGGATCTCGTCCAGCTTGATGACGGCGCCGTCGATCTCGTGCTCCACGGAGTGGCGCTTCTCGCCGTCGTAGTGCGCGATGAATTCGCGGACGCCGTCGAGGTCGTCGACCACCCGGTTGTGCGTGGAGGTGGGCAGGCCCCAGGTCTTGAGCAGGTCGTACGCCTGGGACAGGCGGGTCATGCCGCTGAAGCCCTCCAGCGCGCCGATGCCGTGCACCACCATGTGCAGCGGGCGGGTGGCGGTGACCCGGGGGTCCTTCTGGCGCAGCGAACCGGCCGCCGCGTTGCGGGGGTTGGCGAAGGGCTTGTCGCCGGCCGCGACCAGGCGCTCGTTGAGTTCGAGGAACTTCTCCATCGGGAAGTAGACCTCGCCGCGGATCTCGACCAGGTCGGGGACCTTCTCGCCGTGCAGCCGGTCGGGGATGTCCGCGATCGTCCGGACGTTGGGCGTGATGTCCTCGCCGGTGCGGCCGTCGCCGCGGGTGGCGGCGCGGGTGAGGCGGCCGTGCTCGTACGTGAGGTTGACGGCGAGGCCGTCGACCTTCAGCTCGCACAGGAAGTGGTACTTCTGGTCGCCGAGTTCGCGGGCGATGCGGTCGGCCCAGGCGGCCAGTTCCTCGTCGTTGAAGGTGTTGTCGAGGGAGAGCATGCGCTGGCGGTGCTCGACCGCGGTGAACTCCGTCGCGTACGACCCCGCCACCTTCTGGGTGGGCGAGTCGGGGGTGCGCAGTTCGGGGTACTGCTCCTCCAGCGCCTCCAGGGTCTTCAGGAGC is a genomic window of Streptomyces sp. WP-1 containing:
- the ligA gene encoding NAD-dependent DNA ligase LigA → MAGDKQAETTAVPAEARDRHAQLAEQIEEHRFRYYVKDAPVVSDAEFDQLLKTLEALEEQYPELRTPDSPTQKVAGSYATEFTAVEHRQRMLSLDNTFNDEELAAWADRIARELGDQKYHFLCELKVDGLAVNLTYEHGRLTRAATRGDGRTGEDITPNVRTIADIPDRLHGEKVPDLVEIRGEVYFPMEKFLELNERLVAAGDKPFANPRNAAAGSLRQKDPRVTATRPLHMVVHGIGALEGFSGMTRLSQAYDLLKTWGLPTSTHNRVVDDLDGVREFIAHYDGEKRHSVEHEIDGAVIKLDEIRLQGRLGSTARAPRWAIAYKYAPEEVNTKLIDIKVGVGRTGRVTPYAQVEPVTVAGSEVEFATLHNQEVVKAKGVLIGDTVVIRKAGDVIPEILGPVVDLRDGGEREFVMPGECPECGTPLRPMKEGDIDLRCPNGRTCPAQLRERVSYLAGRECLDIEHFGGVAAAALTRPLEPADPPLVDEGDLFDLTVEKLLPIKAYVLDPDSGLPKRDPKTGAEKVVTVFANQKGEPKKNTLALLENIEAAKSRPLARFLNGLSIRHVGPVAAQALAREFRSVDRIEQATEEELAATDGVGPIIAAAVKEWFTEEWHREIVRKWKAAGVPLEDQVSGEAEGPRPLEGLTVVVTGTLERFTRDGAKEALQSRGAKVTGSVSKKTSFVVVGDNPGSKYDKAMQLKVPVLDEDGFGVLLEQGPDAATEAALPTEE